A region from the Eleginops maclovinus isolate JMC-PN-2008 ecotype Puerto Natales chromosome 17, JC_Emac_rtc_rv5, whole genome shotgun sequence genome encodes:
- the copg2 gene encoding coatomer subunit gamma-2: protein MIKKFDKKDEESGSGSNPFQHLEKSAVLQEARIFNETPINPRRCLHILTKIIYLLNQGEHFGTTEATEAFFAMTRLFQSNDQTLRRMCYLTIKEMANISEDVIIVTSSLTKDMTGKEDVYRGPAIRALCRITDTTMLQAIERYMKQAIVDKVPSVSSSALVSSLHMVKMSYDVVKRWVNEAQEAASSDNIMVQYHALGLLYHLRKNDRLAVTKMLNKFTKSGLKSPFAYCMLIRIASKLLDETEGGHDSPLFDFIESCLRNKNEMVVYEAASAIVHMPNCTARELAPAVSVLQLFCSSPKAALRYAAVRTLNKVAMKHPSAVTACNLDLENLITDSNRSIATLAITTLLKTGSESSVDRLMKQISSFVSEISDEFKVVVVQAISALCQKYPRKHSVMMNFLSNMLRDDGGFDYKRAIVDCIISIIEENPESKETGLAHLCEFIEDCEHTVLATKILHLLGKEGPRTPQPSKYIRFIFNRVVLESEAVRAAAVSALAKFGAQNDDLLPSVLVLMQRCMMDSDDEVRDRATFYMNVLQQKQKALNAAYIFNGLSVSIPGLEKSLHQYTLEPSEKPFDIKSVPLATTPLNEHKTEMAPVATSKMPEKLAPSRQDIYQEQLAAIQEFQGLGPLFKSSEQVQLTEAETEYVVRCVKHTFARHMVFQFDCTNTLNDQLLQKVLVQMEPSESYEVIHYIPAANLPYSQPGSCYTLVRLPEDDPTAVSCTFSCTMKYLVRDCDPNTGEPDDDGYDDEYVLEDLEVTVADHIQKVLKPNFGAAWEEVGDEFEKEETFALASVRTLDEAVGNIISFLGMQPCERSDKVPENKNSHVLFLAGVFRGCHDVLVRARLALADGVTMQVTVRSSDETVVDIILASVG from the exons ATGATTAAAAAGTTTGATAAGAAAGACGAGGAGTCAG GAAGTGGGTCCAACCCTTTCCAACATCTGGAGAAGAGTGCCGTGTTGCAGGAG GCTCGTATCTTCAACGAGACTCCTATCAACCCAAGGAGATGCCTCCACATTCTCACCAAGATCATCTACCTGCTCAACCAG gGGGAGCACTTTGGGACCACAGAGGCCACAGAGGCCTTCTTTGCGATGACCAGGCTCTTTCAGTCCAATGAC caaACCCTGAGGAGGATGTGCTACCTGACCATCAAAGAGATGGCCAACATCTCTGAGGATGTCATCATTGTCACTAGCAG CCTGACCAAAGACATGACAGGGAAGGAGGATGTATACCGAGGACCTGCCATCAGAGCCCTCTGCAGGATCACTGAT ACCACCATGCTGCAGGCCATTGAGAGGTACATGAAGCAGGCTATCGTTGACAAGGTGCCCAGTGTGTCCAGCTCGGCCCTGGTCTCCTCACTG cACATGGTGAAGATGAGCTACGATGTGGTGAAGCGTTGGGTGAACGAGGCTCAGGAGGCTGCTTCCAGTGACAACATCATGGTCCAG TACCATGCCCTGGGCCTGTTGTATCACCTGAGGAAGAACGACCGCCTTGCCGTCACCAAGATGCTCAACAAGTTCACAAAGTCCGGTCTCAAGTCTCCCTTTGCCTACTGCATGCTCATCAGGATTGCCAGCAAACTGCTGGACGAGACGGAGGGGGG GCACGACAGCCCGTTGTTTGACTTCATCGAGAGCTGCCTGAGGAACAAGAATGAGATGGTGGTGTACGAGGCGGCTTCTGCTATTGTCCACATGCCCAACTGTACGGCTCGGGAGCTGGCCCCTGCTGTGTCAG TGCTGCAGCTCTTCTGCAGCTCTCCCAAAGCAGCCCTGAGATACGCTGCAGTCCGGACCCTCAACAAG GTGGCCATGAAGCATCCATCGGCTGTGACTGCCTGCAACCTGGACCTGGAGAACCTGATCACCGACTCCAACCGCAGCATCGCCACGCTGGCCATCACCACCCTGCTGAAGACGGGCAGCGAGAGCAGCGTGGACCGACTCATGAAGCAGATCTCCTCGTTCGTCTCCGAGATCTCTGACGAGTTCAag gtggtggtggtgcaggCCATCAGCGCTCTGTGCCAGAAGTATCCCAGGAAGCACAGCGTCATGATGAACTTCCTGTCCAACATGCTCAGAGATGAT ggtggTTTTGATTACAAGCGGGCCATCGTGGACTGCATCATCAGCATCATCGAGGAGAACCCGGAGAGCAAGGAGACGGGCCTGGCCCACCTGTGTGAGTTCATCGAGGACTGCGAACACACGGTGCTCGCCACAAAGATCCTGCACCTCCTGGGCAAGGAGGGCCCCCGCACCCCGCAGCCCTCCAAGTACATCCGCTTCATCTTCAACCGGGTGGTGCTGGAGAGCGAAGCTGTCCGTGCAG CTGCCGTCAGCGCTCTGGCTAAATTTGGAGCTCAGAATGATGATCTGCTGCCGAGCGTCCTGGTGCTCATGCAGAg GTGCATGATGGACAGTGATGATGAGGTGCGCGACAGAGCTACTTTCTACATGAACGTTctgcagcagaagcagaagGCTCTGAACGCTGCCTACATCTTTAATG GTCTGTCGGTCTCTATCCCTGGCCTGGAGAAGTCTCTCCACCAGTACACTCTGGAGCCCTCAGAGAAACCCTTCGACATAAAGAGCGTCCCTCTGGCCACCACTCctctcaatgaacacaaaacag AAATGGCCCCTGTTGCCACCAGCAAAATGCCAGAGAAGTTGGCCCCGTCACGCCAGGACATTTATCAAG aacaaCTGGCGGCCATCCAAGAGTTCCAGGGTCTCGGCCCGCTCTTCAAGTCCTCGGAGCAGGTGCAGCTGACGGAGGCTGAGACAGAATACGTGGTGCGCTGCGTCAAACACACCTTCGCCAGGCACATGGTGTTCCAGTTCGACTGCACGAACACGCTGAACGACCAGCTCCTGCAGAAG gtCCTCGTGCAGATGGAGCCGTCGGAGTCCTACGAGGTGATCCACTACATCCCCGCTGCTAACCTCCCCTACAGTCAGCCCGGGTCCTGCTACACCCTGGTCCGCCTGCCCGAGGACGACCCCACCGCTG TGTCTTGCACGTTCAGTTGTACTATGAAGTACCTGGTCAGAGACTGCGACCCCAACACAGGAGAGCCCGATGATGACGGTTATGATGATGAATACGTG CTGGAGGACCTGGAGGTGACGGTGGCAGACCACATTCAGAAGGTCTTGAAACCAAACTTTGGAGCAGCGTGGGAAGAAGTGGGAGATGAATTTGAGAAAGAAGAGACTTTCGCCCTGGCGTCTGTACGCACTCTGGACG AGGCGGTGGGTAACATCATCAGCTTCCTGGGAATGCAGCCATGCGAACGCTCTGACAAAGTTCCCGAAAACAAGAACTCGCACGTCCTCTTCCTCGCTG gtgtgtttcGGGGGTGTCATGACGTGCTGGTCCGCGCTCGCCTGGCGCTGGCTGATGGGGTCACCATGCAAGTGACGGTGCGCAGCAGTGACGAGACGGTCGTCGACATCATCCTGGCGTCTGTCGGCTAA
- the mest gene encoding LOW QUALITY PROTEIN: mesoderm-specific transcript homolog protein (The sequence of the model RefSeq protein was modified relative to this genomic sequence to represent the inferred CDS: deleted 1 base in 1 codon), whose amino-acid sequence MKEWWVHVGLICIPLVAVYLHIPPPHLSPALQKWHSAGEAFHFRGREVFYRDSYGALGSSDIVILLHGFPTSSFDWNKIWEPLTQRFHRVIALDFLGFGFSDKPRPHRYSIFEQASVVEALVAHLGLSNQRVNVMSHDYGDTVALELLYRSDQNRTGHLTFNSLCLSNGGLFPETHYPRLLQRLLKDSSFLAPLLTRLTNYMIFQKGIGDVFGPYTQPTDAEFWDMWTGVRYNDGNLVLDSILQYINQRLKHRERWVGALTSTSVPLHMIYGPLDPVNPHPQFIRLYQKLVQRSTVTILDEHISHYPQLEDPTGFLNAYFNFIHSF is encoded by the exons ATGAAAGAGTGGTGGGTGCATGTGGGTTTGATCTGCATCCCACTGGTGGCTGTCTACCTGCACATCCCGCCCCCCCACCTGTCCCCGGCCCTGCAGAAGTGGCACAGTGCCGGAGAGGCGTTCCACTTCAGAGGCAGGGAGGTCTTCTACAGAG ATTCCTACGGTGCTTTGGGAAGCTCTGATATCGTCATCCTGCTCCATGGCTTCCCCACCTCCAGCTTCGACTGGAACAAG ATCTGGGAGCCCCTCACTCAGCGCTTCCATCGAGTCATTGCGCTAGACTTCCTGGGTTTCGGCTTCAGTGACAAGCCT CGACCCCACAGGTACTCCATCTTCGAGCAGGCCAGCGTGGTGGAGGCTCTGGTGGCTCACTTGGGTCTGAGCAACCAGCGGGTGAATGTGATGTCCCACGATTATGGAGACACTGTGGCCCTGGAGCTgctctacag AAGTGACCAAAACCGCACAGGTCACCTGACCTTCAACAGCCTGTGTCTTTCTAATGGAG GTTTATTCCCAGAAACACATTACCCACGTTTGCTGCAGAGG CTTCTGAAGGACTCCAGTTTCCTGGCTCCACTTCTGACACGTCTCACCAACTATATGATCTTCCAAAAAGG GATTGGAGACGTGTTTGGGCCGTACACGCAGCCCACAGACGCTGAATTCTGGGACATGTGGACAGGGGTT CGCTACAACGATGGCAACTTAGTGttggacag CATTCTGCAGTACATCAACCAGAGATTAAAACACAGAGAGCGATGGGTGGGGGCGCTCACTTCCACCTCCGTCCCAC TGCACATGATCTACGGACCCCTGGACCCCGTCAACCCTCATCCCCAGTTCATCCGTCTTTACCA GAAGCTGGTCCAGAGGTCGACCGTCACCATTCTGGACGAACACATCAGTCACTACCCTCAGCTGGAGGATCCCACCGGCTTCCTCAATGCatatttcaatttcattcaCTCTTTCTGA
- the ucn3l gene encoding urocortin 3, like: MLSSLKTLLLLSVLCTPTSSLCLRLYHTRSNLLCDDQMAVGVGRDEEELPLGGWGSLLQSAEYLSSSTSTSAESSREKRTSSPRNYRFISRTKLREQMLRNSIKGDRRSRLTLSLDVPTNIMNVLFDVAKNKHLRAKAADNARMLAQIGRRK; encoded by the coding sequence ATGCTGTCCTCCTTGAagaccctgctgctgctctcgGTCCTGTGCACGCCGACTTCCAGCCTGTGCCTCCGCCTCTACCACACCCGCTCCAACCTCCTGTGCGACGACCAGATGGCAGTCGGGGTCGGGAGGGACGAGGAAGAGCTCCCTTTGGGCGGATGGGGGTCCCTCCTGCAGTCCGCAGAgtatctctcctcctccacctccacttcTGCCGAGTCCAGTCGGGAAAAAAGGACTTCAAGTCCGCGGAACTACCGCTTCATCAGCCGGACGAAGCTCAGGGAGCAGATGCTCCGTAACAGCATCAAGGGTGACCGGAGGAGCAGGCTGACCCTGTCTCTGGACGTCCCGACCAACATCATGAACGTCCTCTTTGACGTTGCCAAGAACAAACACCTGCGCGCAAAGGCGGCCGACAACGCGCGCATGCTGGCTCAGATTGGAAGGAGAAAGTGA